A stretch of Sulfurovum zhangzhouensis DNA encodes these proteins:
- a CDS encoding mannose-1-phosphate guanylyltransferase/mannose-6-phosphate isomerase, protein MTNIILCGGSGTRLWPVSRTLMPKQFVKLFDNRSLFQLTVERNAKLCESQFIVSNAEQYFLALDQLEELPHTDTEYLLEPVGRNTAPAIALACMALDPEEIVLVTPSDHLIKDREAYSKVIEQAQRLAFEDHLVTFGITPKYAETGFGYIEAEGLDVKAFHEKPDSQTAQMYLDAGNYYWNSGMFCFKAGIFLEELKKYASSIHEASQTAFENAAKEEMIRIKHDDMLSILEESIDYAVMEKSDRVKVVPADIGWSDLGSFDALYEELDKDQNGNTLNPNHVSIGSKNNLIYGNERKIATVDIEDTIIVDTGDALLISKKGSSQKVKEVVAEIRKNTELHHIHLTGHRPWGTYTVLEENDGYKIKRIEVKPGKRLSLQKHYHRNEHWIVLSGSATVTVNDEEYIVNPNESTYIKAGDIHRLENKGKLPLVIIEAQVGEYTGEDDIVRFEDDFKRVEK, encoded by the coding sequence GTGACAAATATCATACTATGCGGGGGAAGTGGAACCAGGCTCTGGCCGGTAAGTCGTACACTGATGCCCAAGCAGTTTGTCAAACTCTTTGATAATAGATCACTTTTCCAACTAACAGTTGAACGCAATGCCAAACTATGTGAGTCACAGTTCATCGTCTCCAATGCAGAGCAGTACTTTTTGGCTCTCGATCAACTCGAAGAACTTCCCCACACCGATACTGAGTATCTCTTGGAGCCGGTAGGGCGCAACACTGCCCCGGCGATTGCTTTGGCATGTATGGCCCTGGATCCCGAAGAGATCGTACTTGTTACTCCCTCAGATCACCTGATCAAAGATCGTGAGGCCTATAGCAAAGTCATAGAACAAGCTCAGCGATTAGCCTTTGAAGACCATCTGGTCACCTTTGGTATCACCCCAAAGTATGCAGAGACAGGCTTTGGCTATATCGAAGCAGAGGGATTGGATGTCAAAGCCTTTCATGAAAAACCCGATAGCCAGACTGCGCAAATGTACCTGGATGCCGGGAATTACTACTGGAACTCGGGAATGTTCTGTTTTAAAGCAGGGATATTCCTTGAAGAACTGAAAAAATACGCGTCCTCGATACATGAAGCCTCGCAAACAGCCTTCGAAAATGCAGCCAAAGAAGAGATGATCCGCATCAAACATGATGATATGCTTTCTATCCTAGAAGAGAGTATCGACTATGCGGTCATGGAAAAGAGCGACAGGGTGAAAGTCGTTCCTGCTGATATTGGATGGTCTGATCTGGGGAGTTTCGATGCCCTTTATGAAGAGCTTGACAAAGACCAAAACGGCAATACGCTTAACCCCAACCATGTTTCTATAGGGAGTAAGAACAATCTTATCTATGGAAATGAGAGAAAGATCGCTACGGTAGACATCGAAGATACGATCATCGTAGATACGGGTGATGCCCTGCTGATCTCCAAGAAAGGATCTTCCCAAAAGGTCAAAGAGGTGGTGGCTGAGATCAGAAAGAACACAGAGCTGCACCATATCCATCTTACCGGGCACAGACCATGGGGGACCTACACGGTTCTCGAAGAGAATGACGGGTATAAGATCAAGCGTATCGAGGTCAAGCCGGGCAAACGTCTCTCACTGCAAAAGCACTACCATCGTAACGAGCACTGGATCGTGCTCAGCGGAAGTGCGACGGTGACTGTAAATGATGAAGAGTATATCGTCAATCCAAATGAATCGACCTATATCAAAGCCGGAGATATCCACAGGCTGGAAAACAAGGGAAAACTTCCTTTGGTGATCATCGAAGCGCAGGTAGGCGAGTATACCGGGGAAGATGATATCGTCAGATTTGAAGATGATTTTAAAAGAGTGGAGAAGTAA
- a CDS encoding L,D-transpeptidase family protein, whose amino-acid sequence MKTIQSNRLSDTRYVVLLLLFSLFPSFAAASSVSYQESASEVMMGTFESGQSERFLQDIYTQLYFVPVWTTEDSITSLATALFEKIASDRTLDPTSMLKEDSLILEKDAKVLYSGHATLKEKVDLEFRISRLYNRYAEYSLYGSINWGAFDAQLYNLKAESITAGWVPYKPQTDPVTLLQEAILEGSLNEAFAGAEPKSYHFRELKQKLIEYLELQAKGGEWKPIPYSSVIKLGKSNETVPLIRERLKALGDYKRCEVESTLYDACMEASVIAFQQRHGLESDGVIGKQTVQFLNIPLQERIDTIRLNLDRIKWLIPRCTARHIIINIPAFRLFIEDSGVLNLQMKVITGKRRNPTPVFSDTVETVVLNPNWNVPKSIIQKEMIPKLLRNPNALRKERINIYTGWGRDARRISAGDVNWANYRYTKNLPFRFVQPPGDDNALGKVKFLFPNRFSVYMHDTPTKPLFSRTSRAFSHGCIRLEQPLEMLRFFSELNANIDYVKALKKLEGNRNEHIQLQVQVPVDVVYLTAFVDYNGTLQYRPDIYLYDRMQLSTLREW is encoded by the coding sequence ATGAAAACTATTCAATCCAACCGTCTATCTGATACACGCTATGTAGTTTTACTATTACTTTTTTCTCTCTTTCCTTCGTTTGCTGCAGCATCTTCAGTCTCTTATCAGGAGTCTGCTTCAGAGGTGATGATGGGGACATTCGAGTCCGGACAAAGTGAGCGCTTTTTACAGGATATTTATACCCAGCTTTATTTTGTTCCTGTCTGGACGACAGAAGATTCTATCACCTCCCTGGCCACAGCTCTTTTTGAGAAGATCGCTAGTGACCGGACACTTGATCCCACAAGTATGCTTAAAGAGGATAGCCTGATCTTGGAAAAGGATGCCAAAGTACTTTATAGCGGTCATGCCACCTTGAAAGAAAAGGTCGATCTTGAATTTAGGATCTCACGGCTTTATAACCGCTATGCAGAATATTCGCTTTATGGAAGTATCAACTGGGGTGCCTTTGATGCACAGCTTTATAATCTTAAAGCCGAGAGTATTACTGCGGGATGGGTCCCTTACAAGCCCCAGACTGACCCTGTCACACTCTTGCAGGAAGCGATACTGGAAGGAAGTCTGAATGAGGCTTTTGCAGGTGCAGAACCAAAGAGCTATCACTTCAGAGAACTCAAACAGAAACTGATAGAATATCTTGAACTTCAGGCTAAGGGCGGTGAGTGGAAGCCTATCCCTTATAGCAGTGTGATCAAGCTGGGTAAAAGTAATGAGACTGTCCCACTGATAAGAGAGCGTCTAAAGGCTCTTGGAGACTATAAAAGGTGTGAAGTGGAGTCTACGCTTTATGATGCTTGCATGGAAGCTTCAGTCATTGCATTTCAGCAGCGACACGGTCTGGAGAGTGACGGGGTGATAGGCAAGCAGACGGTGCAGTTTCTTAATATCCCTCTACAGGAACGTATCGATACGATACGGCTCAACCTTGACCGTATCAAGTGGCTGATCCCCCGCTGCACTGCCCGCCATATCATCATCAATATCCCGGCATTCAGGCTTTTTATTGAGGATAGCGGTGTACTGAACCTTCAGATGAAGGTGATTACGGGTAAACGCAGAAACCCTACACCGGTATTTTCAGATACCGTTGAAACTGTCGTGCTTAACCCAAATTGGAATGTGCCTAAAAGTATCATCCAAAAAGAGATGATCCCCAAACTGCTTAGAAATCCCAATGCATTGCGCAAAGAGAGGATAAACATATACACAGGATGGGGAAGGGATGCACGAAGGATAAGCGCAGGTGATGTAAATTGGGCGAACTACCGTTATACAAAAAACCTGCCGTTTCGCTTTGTCCAGCCACCGGGCGATGACAATGCACTGGGCAAGGTAAAGTTCCTCTTTCCTAACCGTTTTTCAGTCTATATGCACGATACTCCTACAAAGCCACTCTTTAGTAGAACTTCACGGGCTTTCAGTCACGGATGTATCAGGCTGGAACAGCCCCTTGAGATGTTAAGGTTCTTCTCAGAACTCAATGCTAACATTGACTATGTTAAGGCACTGAAAAAGCTGGAAGGCAACCGCAACGAACATATACAGCTGCAGGTACAGGTACCCGTGGATGTGGTTTATCTGACAGCATTTGTTGATTATAATGGCACCCTTCAGTACAGGCCGGATATATATCTCTATGACCGGATGCAGCTGTCAACATTGAGAGAGTGGTAA
- a CDS encoding protein-L-isoaspartate(D-aspartate) O-methyltransferase encodes MTKERNLHKLVDEIEKQFPLEPHVKAAFLSVDREAFVPNGFKHLAYTLDALPMVASQWISSPLTVAKMTQHLELKGVDSVLEIGCGSGYQAAILSKICRRVFTIERIDELLKEAKKRFSALEMHNIFTRFDDGQRGWKQYAPFERILFSATAKEIPEILFEQLAEGGILLAPVEQAENYHIITRYYKKNGRITSETIEQSLFVPILDGTQK; translated from the coding sequence ATGACAAAAGAGAGAAATCTGCACAAACTTGTAGATGAGATAGAAAAACAATTCCCCCTAGAGCCTCATGTGAAAGCGGCATTCTTATCTGTAGACAGAGAAGCATTTGTACCAAATGGTTTTAAGCACTTGGCATACACGCTTGATGCATTGCCAATGGTGGCCTCGCAATGGATATCTTCACCCCTTACCGTTGCCAAGATGACACAGCATCTGGAGCTTAAGGGTGTCGATTCTGTACTTGAGATCGGTTGCGGATCAGGTTATCAGGCTGCGATCTTGAGCAAAATCTGCCGAAGAGTCTTTACGATAGAGCGCATTGATGAGCTCCTCAAAGAGGCTAAAAAGCGTTTCTCTGCTTTGGAGATGCATAACATCTTTACCCGTTTTGATGACGGACAGAGAGGATGGAAGCAGTATGCTCCTTTTGAGCGTATTCTCTTTTCTGCTACAGCCAAAGAGATCCCCGAAATACTTTTTGAACAGTTGGCTGAAGGGGGTATCCTCCTTGCACCTGTAGAACAGGCAGAAAACTACCATATCATTACCCGTTACTACAAAAAGAACGGACGTATCACTTCTGAGACGATAGAGCAGTCACTCTTTGTACCTATTTTAGACGGTACACAAAAGTAG
- a CDS encoding carbon-nitrogen hydrolase family protein, with protein MSMGKQKMEVVTLQLPTHQRYHENLDALITLVEYHKDKDLIVAPEVCLTGFDYAHMDTVAKFSILALKSLKKIIDNQIMVLTLVLKEKDQFVNQAVVIHKHKVIYRQNKVKLFTLGEEQKYFKAGPSRAIKPFEIDGVKYALLICFELRFKELWKRVEGVDVIIIPARWGLPRKAHLEVLSRALAVMNQCYVIVSNSSDGDMAKSSSIISPNGEVIQEDTSLSVTGMIDFQEIKKMRRYINMQ; from the coding sequence ATGAGTATGGGGAAGCAGAAGATGGAAGTTGTTACTCTACAGCTTCCGACTCACCAGCGTTATCATGAAAATCTCGATGCACTGATCACTCTTGTGGAGTATCACAAGGATAAAGATCTGATCGTAGCCCCTGAGGTATGTCTCACAGGATTTGACTATGCCCATATGGATACGGTAGCAAAATTTTCTATCCTGGCACTCAAAAGCCTCAAAAAGATCATCGATAACCAGATAATGGTATTGACACTGGTCCTAAAAGAGAAAGATCAGTTTGTCAATCAGGCCGTCGTGATCCACAAGCATAAAGTAATCTACAGACAAAACAAAGTTAAACTTTTCACTCTCGGGGAGGAGCAGAAGTATTTCAAAGCCGGTCCTTCCCGTGCTATAAAGCCTTTTGAGATAGATGGGGTGAAATATGCTTTGTTGATATGCTTTGAACTTCGGTTCAAAGAGTTATGGAAAAGAGTGGAAGGGGTGGATGTGATTATCATCCCCGCACGTTGGGGTCTGCCGCGTAAAGCACACCTTGAGGTATTATCCCGTGCTTTGGCCGTGATGAACCAGTGTTATGTGATTGTCAGCAACAGCAGCGATGGAGATATGGCAAAATCCTCCAGTATCATCTCTCCTAACGGCGAGGTGATACAAGAAGATACTTCTCTCTCTGTTACCGGAATGATAGATTTTCAGGAAATTAAAAAGATGAGACGCTATATCAATATGCAGTAA
- a CDS encoding DUF3972 domain-containing protein → METLMKPAEYAKELGISRQAVYAKIKKGLLTAKEVEGKLYIVVDTKTAAQAAPQISPLQSTQSKPENPSSSKSKAIPQEYQKLLAAKDETIAVLKETVEDLKESNKQISTTLKGEIDLLKSAFSEMRSLYVHRIEQLKEVQIASSEEEILEADVKHPEQAETLQEWIGTKRFLRQQNVIKEKQKEKILKKLKKAYKNGDERLSKIDGKLKIDATKAYEDILS, encoded by the coding sequence ATGGAAACGTTGATGAAGCCTGCAGAGTATGCTAAGGAGCTTGGTATCTCCAGGCAAGCGGTTTATGCAAAGATCAAAAAAGGGTTATTGACAGCCAAAGAGGTAGAGGGAAAGCTTTACATCGTAGTTGACACCAAAACTGCTGCACAGGCGGCTCCGCAAATCTCACCTTTACAAAGTACCCAAAGTAAACCCGAAAATCCTTCTTCCTCAAAAAGCAAAGCAATTCCCCAGGAGTATCAGAAGCTTTTGGCAGCCAAAGATGAGACCATTGCCGTACTCAAAGAGACCGTAGAGGATCTAAAAGAGAGCAACAAACAGATCTCTACCACACTGAAGGGGGAGATAGACTTACTCAAATCAGCATTTTCTGAGATGCGTTCTTTGTATGTGCATCGTATCGAGCAGCTGAAAGAAGTACAGATAGCTTCTTCAGAGGAGGAAATCCTCGAGGCTGATGTCAAGCACCCGGAGCAAGCGGAAACACTGCAGGAGTGGATCGGGACCAAACGCTTTTTAAGGCAGCAAAATGTTATCAAAGAGAAACAAAAAGAAAAAATCCTCAAAAAACTCAAAAAAGCCTATAAAAACGGGGATGAACGTCTAAGTAAAATCGACGGTAAACTGAAGATCGATGCGACAAAAGCGTATGAGGATATCTTGAGCTGA
- the gmd gene encoding GDP-mannose 4,6-dehydratase → MTEKKVALITGVTGQDGSYLAEFLLKKGYIVHGIKRRASLFNTDRIDHIYQDPHVENRNFILHYGDMTDSLNLTRIIKEVQPDEIYNLAAMSHVHVSFETPEYVANADGTGTLRILEAVRLLGLEKKTKIYQASTSELYGKVQETPQSETTPFYPRSPYAVAKMYAYWITVNYREAYGMFACNGILFNHESPVRGETFVTRKITRAASKIALGLQDKLYLGNLDAKRDWGHAKDYVKMMWMILQADEPEDWVIATGKTTTVRDFVRMAFGYVGIELEFKGEGVDEVGIVKSCSNPDYQVEAGTEVVAVDPRYFRPTEVDLLLGDPTKAEQKLGWSREYDLKELVDDMMKSDLKLMTKDQYLKDGGYTIMNYFE, encoded by the coding sequence ATGACAGAGAAAAAAGTAGCCCTGATCACAGGTGTCACGGGGCAAGACGGTTCATATTTGGCAGAGTTCCTACTTAAAAAAGGGTATATTGTTCACGGGATCAAAAGACGAGCATCCCTGTTCAACACGGACCGTATCGACCATATCTATCAAGATCCACATGTAGAAAACAGAAACTTTATCCTTCATTATGGAGATATGACAGACTCTTTGAACCTTACTCGTATCATCAAAGAAGTGCAACCTGATGAGATCTACAACCTTGCTGCGATGAGCCACGTGCATGTATCTTTTGAAACACCGGAGTATGTAGCCAATGCCGATGGTACAGGAACTCTAAGGATCCTAGAAGCAGTTAGGCTCCTTGGACTTGAGAAAAAGACCAAGATCTATCAGGCTTCCACTTCAGAGCTTTACGGTAAGGTTCAAGAGACGCCACAGAGTGAAACCACACCGTTCTATCCGCGTTCACCTTACGCCGTAGCTAAGATGTATGCCTACTGGATCACTGTTAACTACCGCGAGGCGTACGGTATGTTCGCATGTAACGGGATACTTTTCAACCACGAGTCTCCGGTGCGTGGTGAGACTTTCGTCACACGTAAGATCACAAGAGCAGCTTCCAAGATCGCACTGGGCTTACAGGACAAACTCTATCTGGGTAACCTGGATGCCAAACGTGACTGGGGACATGCCAAGGATTATGTGAAGATGATGTGGATGATCCTTCAGGCTGATGAACCAGAAGACTGGGTGATCGCTACGGGTAAAACCACTACGGTAAGAGATTTTGTAAGAATGGCATTTGGGTATGTGGGGATTGAGCTTGAGTTCAAAGGTGAAGGGGTTGATGAGGTCGGTATCGTCAAGTCTTGTTCAAACCCGGACTATCAGGTTGAAGCAGGTACAGAAGTAGTAGCTGTAGACCCTAGATATTTCAGACCTACAGAAGTAGACCTTCTTCTGGGAGATCCGACAAAAGCAGAGCAAAAGCTTGGCTGGAGCAGAGAATACGATCTTAAAGAGCTTGTTGATGACATGATGAAGAGTGATCTAAAACTCATGACCAAAGATCAGTATCTCAAAGATGGCGGCTATACCATCATGAACTACTTTGAGTAG
- a CDS encoding flippase, with the protein MITKIKNLTSHSGFQRYFKNTSWLLVEKVIRLFLGLFIGIWVARYLGPTDFGTLNYVISLVGIVAVFGSFGLNGIVIRELVNHPSKRDRILGSAFLLKIIGTLLVLVLLSIITLFMSNSNEVNLYLFIVAFAGFFASSEVISFYFESRILAKYIVKVNIVGLILSSLLKIYFILMGKPLVCFIVLVVFDAFILMFGLFYVYIKQKLSVFTWKIDKNLVKNFIRNGWPLIISSVMITVYLKLDQVMIHEMLGADAVGQYAAAVRLSTAWYFVPAVVASSLFPALLNARKVEHSLFLNRLSIMYTIMIWLAIIIAIPMSFLSDWLIVLLFGNAYSEAGTVLMIHIWTAVFVFANMVNNNWYVAENQQKLSMLYTSFGAILNIIMNYFFITSYGIEGAAGATLLSYFIAVYLCLLCNSRTRPLFKVFTEAIYSFHHLKSHFNTLTGSDKK; encoded by the coding sequence ATGATCACAAAAATAAAAAATCTTACATCCCATTCTGGATTTCAAAGATATTTTAAAAATACATCATGGCTACTTGTTGAAAAAGTCATTAGACTGTTTCTAGGTTTGTTTATAGGCATTTGGGTTGCAAGATATTTGGGCCCTACTGATTTTGGTACACTGAATTATGTTATTAGTCTAGTTGGTATTGTTGCTGTATTTGGTTCATTTGGTCTCAATGGAATTGTTATCCGTGAATTAGTAAATCACCCTAGCAAACGTGATCGTATTTTGGGCTCAGCATTTTTATTAAAGATAATAGGCACTTTACTTGTTCTTGTGTTACTCTCTATCATAACATTGTTTATGTCAAATAGTAACGAAGTTAATTTATATCTATTTATTGTAGCCTTTGCAGGCTTTTTTGCTTCATCTGAAGTAATTAGCTTTTATTTTGAATCACGTATACTAGCTAAATATATTGTGAAAGTTAATATTGTTGGACTGATACTGTCATCACTATTAAAAATATATTTTATTCTTATGGGCAAACCTCTTGTATGTTTTATAGTTCTAGTCGTTTTTGATGCATTCATCCTAATGTTTGGATTATTTTATGTTTATATCAAACAAAAACTGTCTGTATTCACTTGGAAGATTGATAAGAACCTTGTAAAAAATTTCATTAGAAATGGATGGCCACTGATTATCTCATCAGTTATGATTACTGTATATTTGAAACTGGATCAAGTTATGATTCATGAAATGTTAGGTGCGGATGCAGTTGGCCAGTATGCTGCTGCTGTCAGATTAAGTACAGCTTGGTATTTTGTGCCTGCTGTAGTTGCCAGCTCATTGTTCCCGGCATTATTAAATGCAAGAAAAGTTGAGCATAGCCTTTTTTTAAATCGACTTAGTATCATGTATACAATAATGATATGGTTGGCAATTATTATAGCTATACCAATGAGTTTTTTAAGTGATTGGTTGATTGTCCTTTTATTTGGGAATGCTTATAGTGAAGCAGGTACAGTTCTGATGATACATATTTGGACAGCCGTATTTGTATTTGCGAATATGGTAAATAACAATTGGTATGTAGCTGAAAATCAACAAAAACTATCTATGCTTTACACCAGTTTCGGTGCAATACTCAATATTATTATGAACTACTTTTTTATTACAAGTTATGGGATAGAAGGAGCGGCAGGAGCAACCTTGTTGTCGTATTTTATAGCTGTATATTTATGTTTATTATGTAATAGCCGTACACGACCACTATTTAAGGTTTTTACTGAGGCTATCTATTCATTTCATCACTTGAAATCACATTTTAATACTTTGACTGGATCAGATAAAAAATGA
- the coaE gene encoding dephospho-CoA kinase (Dephospho-CoA kinase (CoaE) performs the final step in coenzyme A biosynthesis.), with product MAFEYAIVLTGGIATGKSTVAKIFAEYGFKIIDADDIAHEVLDAQHPQIVGMFGSGFVKEGKVDRKALGAVVFADKEKRKQLEALLHPLIYEEIEAASSKLDELKMPYLVDIPLFFETGRYPIKRSLVVYTTKEQQLKRLMQRDGYNTQNALQRIEAQLPIDEKRDRATYVIDNTGDLEHLKAECERVIEKINSEDWRDESN from the coding sequence ATGGCATTTGAGTACGCAATTGTTCTGACCGGAGGGATCGCTACCGGCAAAAGTACGGTAGCAAAGATATTTGCCGAATATGGATTTAAGATCATTGATGCAGATGATATCGCACATGAGGTACTTGATGCACAGCACCCTCAAATCGTAGGGATGTTCGGAAGCGGTTTTGTTAAAGAGGGGAAGGTTGACAGGAAAGCCCTTGGAGCTGTAGTGTTTGCGGATAAAGAGAAGCGAAAGCAGCTAGAGGCACTGTTGCATCCTCTGATCTATGAGGAGATCGAAGCAGCATCATCAAAACTGGATGAACTGAAGATGCCTTATCTTGTCGATATTCCGCTCTTTTTCGAGACGGGCCGTTATCCTATCAAGCGTTCTTTAGTGGTATACACTACAAAAGAGCAGCAACTCAAGCGGCTTATGCAAAGAGATGGGTATAATACGCAAAATGCGCTCCAGCGGATCGAAGCACAACTGCCGATCGATGAAAAAAGGGACAGAGCTACCTACGTGATCGACAATACCGGTGACCTTGAACACCTAAAAGCAGAGTGTGAGCGCGTGATCGAGAAGATAAATAGTGAGGACTGGAGAGATGAAAGTAACTAA
- the dapF gene encoding diaminopimelate epimerase — protein sequence MKVTKYSGNGNDFVIFIAQEKADRSELARKLCHRQNGVGADGMVVVLPHHQYDFEWEFYNADGSVADMCGNASRCVAHFAHEKGISKNGVSEFLTGAGVIRATINGVYVVSDMVAPKIINTNIQEDGETWWLIDSGVPHLVVIRENIEHFDIEQARRLRHNYNANVNICKYENETLYVRTYERGVEDETLACGTGMVACYIRHHKEGMLEGQVRVQPKSGDELYISYENGVYRFGGKVTKTFEAEVFDI from the coding sequence ATGAAAGTAACTAAGTATTCGGGTAATGGAAATGACTTTGTCATATTTATCGCCCAGGAAAAAGCCGATAGAAGCGAACTGGCTAGAAAACTCTGTCACAGACAAAACGGTGTTGGGGCTGACGGGATGGTAGTGGTATTGCCTCATCATCAGTATGATTTTGAGTGGGAGTTTTACAATGCGGACGGAAGTGTTGCTGATATGTGTGGCAATGCTTCACGCTGTGTGGCACACTTTGCTCATGAAAAAGGGATCTCCAAGAACGGTGTCTCAGAGTTTTTGACCGGGGCTGGAGTGATCCGTGCAACGATCAATGGAGTTTATGTGGTCAGTGATATGGTTGCTCCAAAGATCATCAATACCAATATACAAGAAGACGGTGAGACCTGGTGGCTGATAGACTCAGGCGTTCCACATTTGGTAGTAATCAGAGAGAATATCGAACACTTTGATATCGAGCAGGCAAGACGCTTACGTCATAATTACAATGCCAATGTGAATATCTGCAAGTATGAAAATGAAACGCTTTATGTGCGTACCTACGAGCGCGGGGTAGAAGATGAGACCCTTGCGTGTGGTACAGGGATGGTAGCATGTTATATCCGTCATCACAAAGAGGGCATGCTTGAAGGGCAGGTAAGAGTCCAGCCTAAAAGCGGGGATGAGCTCTATATAAGTTATGAAAACGGTGTCTACCGTTTTGGCGGAAAGGTGACTAAAACCTTTGAGGCTGAGGTCTTTGATATCTAG
- a CDS encoding glycosyltransferase family 4 protein has product MKKILVVNSLIPWGGLGNFTLSLVDGLKEKNYEVYGLITHSDRDNFKLFDKKVYENYYVGNLGKIKKYFSVLKYIYKIKPDVIIINYNAVIHFLLPFLPNIKVIDIIHNDVDDFYRISNINSKYIDLWISPTPGIKDGFLKYVKYDENKNKNTKTISHGITSSTNNTSNKPDETFELLFVGAIYEHKGVDLLPDILKKVKDKKENVRLNIVGDGKLIDELKLKFKKLGLDKDVIFHGVIPYEKVRKKMSESHILLFPTRIEAFGLVIAEAMMEGCVPIVTLLEGITDATVINNKTGFLITKNDVNGFVQKVLLLMEDKSLYDKLSLQAKNHAQKYLSLDAMSDSYDKEIKRLLSE; this is encoded by the coding sequence ATGAAAAAAATCCTAGTAGTTAATAGTCTTATACCTTGGGGTGGATTAGGTAATTTTACACTATCTTTAGTAGATGGGCTAAAAGAAAAAAACTATGAAGTTTATGGACTTATAACTCATTCTGATAGAGATAATTTCAAACTATTTGACAAAAAAGTTTATGAGAATTACTATGTAGGAAATTTAGGAAAAATTAAAAAATATTTTTCTGTACTAAAATATATTTACAAAATAAAACCTGATGTTATCATCATAAATTACAATGCAGTAATTCACTTTCTTTTACCTTTTTTACCTAACATAAAAGTAATAGATATTATCCATAATGATGTTGATGATTTTTATAGAATTTCAAATATCAATAGTAAATATATTGACTTATGGATTTCTCCAACCCCCGGTATAAAAGATGGATTTTTAAAATATGTAAAGTATGATGAAAATAAAAATAAAAATACCAAAACTATATCTCATGGCATCACTTCATCTACAAATAATACTTCTAATAAGCCAGATGAAACATTTGAGCTACTATTTGTAGGTGCAATCTATGAGCATAAAGGAGTAGATTTACTACCTGATATACTAAAAAAAGTAAAAGACAAAAAAGAAAATGTAAGATTAAATATAGTGGGTGATGGTAAATTAATAGATGAACTTAAATTAAAATTTAAAAAATTGGGCTTAGATAAAGATGTAATCTTTCATGGTGTAATACCATATGAAAAGGTAAGGAAAAAGATGTCTGAAAGTCATATTTTACTTTTCCCTACACGAATTGAAGCTTTTGGTTTGGTCATAGCTGAAGCTATGATGGAAGGATGTGTACCTATAGTAACTCTTTTAGAAGGGATTACTGATGCTACAGTAATAAACAATAAAACAGGCTTTTTAATCACAAAGAATGATGTAAATGGTTTTGTCCAAAAGGTACTATTACTTATGGAAGATAAGAGTTTATATGATAAATTATCACTTCAAGCTAAAAATCATGCGCAAAAGTACCTTTCATTGGATGCAATGAGTGATTCTTATGATAAAGAAATCAAAAGGTTACTAAGTGAAT
- a CDS encoding acyltransferase, with translation MKILNLLKPWVLAFYLKQLLLLKKNKGKLSIKGYRLSLEHTAQITIEGESKICFGQKTYLRKGTDVEAHNGAIVNIGDNFFMNKNSSIIARYGIEIGDNCMIGENTTIIDHNHVFKDPDLPFKDQGYQGAKITIGDNVWIAGQVFIGQGVSIGDNVVIGANTIVTKDIPSNSIVYNKSTLVIKEIK, from the coding sequence ATGAAAATATTAAATTTACTAAAACCTTGGGTGTTGGCTTTTTATTTAAAACAGTTATTACTTTTGAAGAAAAATAAAGGGAAATTATCTATAAAAGGCTATCGTTTATCTTTAGAACATACTGCACAAATCACAATAGAGGGAGAATCAAAAATATGTTTTGGGCAAAAGACGTACTTGCGAAAAGGAACAGATGTAGAGGCCCACAATGGTGCGATAGTTAATATTGGAGATAATTTCTTTATGAATAAAAACTCGTCCATTATAGCAAGGTATGGCATTGAGATTGGGGATAATTGTATGATAGGAGAAAATACAACAATCATAGATCACAATCACGTTTTTAAAGATCCTGATTTGCCTTTTAAAGATCAAGGTTATCAAGGAGCTAAAATTACCATTGGAGATAATGTTTGGATAGCTGGACAAGTTTTTATTGGGCAGGGAGTATCCATAGGAGATAATGTTGTTATTGGTGCTAATACTATTGTGACTAAAGATATTCCCTCAAATTCTATTGTGTACAATAAATCCACTTTAGTTATTAAAGAAATTAAATGA